CGACACACCATAGAGCCCGCCGACCAGTTCGCCTTCGAACCAAGTCTCCACCGAGTGCGCGTAACCCAAACCGTGCAGCTTGATGTACCCCTCCTGCATCTCCGCCGTGATCCAGGTGCCATGCTGCCCTTCCCGCGGCGCCTTGGCGCAAGCCGCGATCACATCTTCGAAGACCCGGTCGAAGGTCACTTTGAATATGCCTTTGCGGATCGTCTTCAGCAGGCTGCGGGAAAGTTTGAAATCGTTTAACTCAAGCACCAACCGCGGATCGGGCGACCACCAGAAAATCGGTTGGTCGTCGGAATACCATGGAAAAATCCCGACGCGATAAGCTTCCAACAAGCGGTCGCTCGACAGATCGCCGCCCACGGCGACCAAACCGCTGGGATCGGCGTAATCCGGCGGCGGAAATATCATGTCATCGATCAAACGAAATATCGGCATAGGGGCAACCCGTCGAGCGCTCATTCTAACCTTCCTGGAGAAATTTTTCACGCCAAAATCCAGCTTGCAAATCGATTCCCGGAAAGCATATCGTGTAAATCAAGGAGCCCACATGTTCAAGCGCATCGACCACGTCGCCGTCCATGTTGCCGATCTCGACCGCTCGGTGCAGTTTTACGAGCGTCATTTCGGCTTTAAACACTACTTTCAGCATGCTTCCGGCAATGGCTTGCGGATCGCCTATCTCAAATTGGGCGATACCGTGTTAGAACTCACCCATCATAGCGACGGCGCCATGCAGGGATTTCATTTTTGTCTGGAGACCGACAATTTCAACGAGACTGTCGAACAACTTAAGAAAGACGGCGTTAAGTTACTGCGCGCGCCGCACGACACCGCCGCGCGTGAGTCCAGAGAAAACGGCTGGCGCCGAGTCGTCTTCGGCGGCCCGGACGGCGAGCA
This genomic interval from Deltaproteobacteria bacterium contains the following:
- a CDS encoding leucyl/phenylalanyl-tRNA--protein transferase; the protein is MPIFRLIDDMIFPPPDYADPSGLVAVGGDLSSDRLLEAYRVGIFPWYSDDQPIFWWSPDPRLVLELNDFKLSRSLLKTIRKGIFKVTFDRVFEDVIAACAKAPREGQHGTWITAEMQEGYIKLHGLGYAHSVETWFEGELVGGLYGVSLGRAFFGESMFHHKTDASKVALATLVEKLKTWGFHFIDAQMTTEHMLSLGGKEISRRMFLKQLRSALHHPTKRGKWRIEPLVR
- a CDS encoding VOC family protein, coding for MFKRIDHVAVHVADLDRSVQFYERHFGFKHYFQHASGNGLRIAYLKLGDTVLELTHHSDGAMQGFHFCLETDNFNETVEQLKKDGVKLLRAPHDTAARESRENGWRRVVFGGPDGEQIELRG